Within Halorubrum lacusprofundi ATCC 49239, the genomic segment GTTCGACCTCGACGTGCCGAGCGGCTTCGAGAAGGACCGCGCGAACCGCCACCTGCGCCCCGGTGAGATCCGCCACAAGGCGGAGATCGTCGAGACGGTCACCGAGCGCGTGAAGGACAAGGCCGACGTGGCCTTCGACTGCCACTGGACGTTCTCGGGCGGCTCCGCGAAGCGCCTCGCGGACGCCATCGAGGAGTACGACGTGTGGTGGCTCGAAGACCCCGTGCCGCCGGAGAACCTCGAAGTGCAGGAGGAAGTGACGAAGAACACGGTCACGCCGATCGCGGTCGGCGAGAACCGCTACCGCGTCACGGAGCTTCGCCGCCTCATCGAGAATCAGGCGGTCGACATCGTCGCGCCCGACCTGCCGAAGGTCGGCGGGATGCGCGAAACCCGCAAGATCGCGGACGTGGCGAACCAGTACTACGTCCCGGTCGCGATGCACAACGTCGCCTCCCCGATCGCGACGATGGCGGCGACCCACGTCGGCGCCGCGATCCCGAACTCGCTCGCGATCGAGTACCATTCCTACGAGCTCGGCTGGTGGGAGGACCTCGTCGAGGAGGACGTCATCGAGGACGGCTACATCGAGGTGCCGGAGAAGCCCGGTATCGGCCTCACACTCGACATGGACACCGTCGAGGAGCATATGGTCGAAGGCGAGACGCTGTTCGATCCGGCGTAAGCCGGAGCGAGCTCGATAGACGAGCGCAGCGAGTCTATCGGTGTTTGACGAGGCGTAAGCCGAAGTCAAGCGCGGAAATCGAAGATTTCCGCAGTTCGACGAAGCGTAGCGTCGCTTCGTCGGGCGCTACTCCTCGGGCATCCACGCTGGCCGGGCCACCGTCGCGTTTCCGAACTCAGAAACGCCGTATCTCGTCTGCCGGGAGAACTCGTCGTTTCCTCTCGTGATGTTGAATTCCGCGATGTATCCCGTCTCAGTAACGACGACGTGCCCGGTCGCGTTATTGGCTGGAACGCGGATGGGGTCTCTGATGCCGGTCACGTTGTACCTGACAGCTGTCGTCCCCTCAACGGTGACCGTCTCAGTCGCGTTTACATCGAGTTCCAACAGGGGTCGTTGCAGCTGCAACCGCTCGTGCGAGGCGACGCGAGCTTGTGTCCAATTTTCGTCGGGATTCCGATTCAGCTCTCCCGTCGTTCGATCGTACTCGAACACGCCCTCGGCGCTGAAGTAGTAGTGAACGTCACTACCGAATAGCGTATCGCTCCATCGCACTGAGGCGGTGCCGGCATCGGTGTCTACCGTTCTCACTGTCGTGCGATTGCTGTCCTCGTCGGTTATGCTCAACCGACTTCTGCGGGAGGTGTTGTTCACTGTCTCATCGTGCGTTTGCAGCGCAACGGAGAGATCTGCGATCTCCTCCTGTGACCACCCCGATGGATACGAAAAATTCTCCACTGTCGGTTCGGGGGTCGGTTCCTGTTGGTCTGTGGCAGGCAACCCAGAACAGCCAGCCAAGAGGATGACAAGGGCCAGCGTTATCGCGGGGAGGGGGCCTCGGATCCGGCGGACCATACCAACACTGACTGGCGTCCGGTGAAGATGTTTGTGGCTACTCTCGCCGCGCAAGCGACGATGCCGACCACGGAAACGTTCAATTCGGCGGGTGGCCTACCGGGGCGTATGGAGGCGACAGCCACGAAACCGGAGCAGAGTCCCGATCGAACCGAGGTGGCAGGCGCCCGTCCCTGAGGTCGTCGGCGTCGACATCAGCGGCCGCCACGAGGAGGCGGGTGAGTACCTGATGGTCGCGGCCGCGGTCCACGCGCGGATCGACGCAACCCGAATCCGATCGGTCGAGGGGGTGGGCTTCGCCGCCGTGCGCGGAGGGCCGACCCTCGATGCGACCGTCGCACTCACGGCCGAGGCGGTCGGGAACCTCCCGGAGCCGCCGGACGGACCGATCGTCGCGGAGGGCGGTGAGTTCTACGAGGAGCCGGCCGGGCGAGTGGGACTGAGCTTCCAACCCGAGTTTAAATACGTCGAGAGCATAGGGGAACGCGAAACAGTGCAGGCAGCACACCACGCCGCGTACGCCGCTCGCGATCTCCTGTTATGACCGGGAGCGTCGAGGGGCGGGACACCGACACCGAGCCGACCGCCGCCGAGCGGCGCGCGGTCGTCGCCAAGCGCGTCGAGTCCGGATCCGCGGACTTGACGGAGATCACCCAACTCGCGGCCGCCGCGGGCTACGACGTGGTCGGCGAACTCACCCAGACTCGCACCGAGGACGCCGCGTTCATGTTCGGAGAAGGGAAGGTCGCGGAGCTCCGCGATCTGGTCCGCCGGACCGACGCCAACGCCGTGATCATCGACAACGACGTTGGGCCGTACCAGACGTTCAACATCGGCGGCGAGCTTCCCGAGGGCGTCGAGGTGATCGACCGGTTCGCGCTCATCCTCGAGATATTCGGACAGCGCGCCAACACCCGGAAGGCCCAGCTCCAAGTCGAACTCGCGGAGCTGCGGTACGAACTCCCGCGCGCCGAGGCGAAGGCGAGCCTCGCGAAGCGCGACGAGCGGCCCGGGTTCATGGGACTCGGCGAGTACGACGAGAGCGTCGAGCGCGACATCAAACGCCAGATATCGGAGATCCGCGACGAGCTGGCGTCGATCGCGGAGAAGGAGGAGGCGCGCCGCGAACAGCGCCGCGACTCAGGGTTCGATCTGGTCGCGCTCGCGGGCTACACCAACGCCGGCAAGTCGACGCTGATGCGGCGGCTCGCCGCCGAGATTGACGTCGACGAGAACGCCGAGCGCCACCCCGACCTCGACACGACCGCCGAGTCCCAAGACATGCTGTTCACCACTCTCGGGACGACCACCCGCCGGGCAGAGATGGAAAAGCGCGATGTCCTCCTCACCGACACGGTCGGATTCATCGCTGATCTCCCCCACTGGCTGGTGGAGTCGTTCGAGTCGACGCTCGATTCGGTGTACCGCGCCGACCTTGTACTACTCGTCGTCGACGCCAGCGAGCCCGTCGAAACAATGCGCGAGAAGCTCGTTACGAGCCACGACACCCTCTACGAGCGCAACGAGGCGCCGGTCGTCACCGTGTTCAACAAGGTCGACCGGCTGGCGCCGGGCGAGCTGGCGGACAAGCGCGCCGCGCTCTCGGGTGTCGCGCCAGATCCCGTCGCCGTTTCGGCAAAAACGAGCGCCGGCGTCGCGGAGCTCCGCGACCGCGTCGAGGCGGAGCTACCGGACTGGGAGCGCGAGCGGCTCGTCCTCCCCCTCTCCGACGACGCGATGAGCCTCGTCTCGTGGATCCACGACCACGGCCACGTCGAGGCGGAGACGTACGCGGACGATCAAGTCACCCTCGACTTCGAGGCGAAGCCGTCGATCGTGGCGCGCGCTCGGTCGAAAGCGGCCGGGCTCGCGCCCGCAGGGTCGACGTAGGCTCCTCCCGCACGCCGGAGTTTCGGACAAAGTATACGTTCCTTCGCTTGCGTGGTAGTATCATGGATTACGCCGGAGTTGACGGCCGGCGGACGAACGGGCTCGAAGACGGCGACGACGCCGTCGAGCCGCCGGCCGGGTTCAGCGATCGGGCCGTCGCCAGCGACGCGGGACTGTACGAGGCCTTCGCCGAGGAAGGACCTGAGGCGTGGCGCCGCGCCGCCGACCTGCTCGACTGGGAGCGTCCCTCCGAGACCGTCCTCGACGACAGCGATCCGCCCTTCTACGAGTGGTTTCCGGACGGGCGGCTCAACGCCGCGGCCAACTGCGTCGACCGCCACCTCGACGAGCGCCGGAACCAGCTCGCGATCCGCTGGTTCGGCAAGCGCGGAGAGCGCCGGTCGTACACCTATCTCGACCTCCACCGCGAAGTGAACGCGCTCGCGGCCGGCCTCCGCGATCTGGGGGTCGAAGAGGACGACGTGGTGACGCTGTACCTCCCGATGGTTCCCGAACTGCCGATCGCGATGCTGGCGTGTGCCCGGATCGGGGCGCCTCATAACGTCGTCTTCGCGGGGCTGTCGGCGGAGGCGCTCGCGACCCGGATCGACGCCGCCGACTCGGAGTACCTCGTCACCTGCGACGGCTACTATCGCCGTGAGGACGCGTTCAACCAGAAGTCGAAGGCGGACAACGCCCGACTCCGGGCCGACGTCGACCTGTCCGAGACGGTGGTCGTCGACCGGCTCGGCGACGCGCTCGACGTGCCGCTGGGCGACGACGAACACGAGTACGAGGCGATCGTGGACGCACACGACGGAGAGACCGTCGAGCCGGTCGCGCGCGACGCCACCGACCTCCTCTTCGTGATGTACACCTCCGGGACCACGGGTCGTCCGAAAGGCGTCGAGCACGCGACCGGGGGGTACCTCTCGCACGTCGCGTGGACGACCCGGAACGTGCTCGACGTGCGCCCCGACGACACCTACTGGTGTGCGGCCGACATCGGCTGGATCACGGGGCACTCCTACGGCGTGTACGGTCCCCTCTCCGTCGGGACCACGACCCTCCTCTACGAGGGGTCACCCGACTACCCCGACCGCGACCGCGTGTGGGACCTGATCGAGCGCAACGCCGTCAGCGTCTTTTACACCTCGCCGACCGCGATTCGCTCGTTTATGAAGTGGGGCGCGGAGTACCCCGAGGCCCACGACCTGTCGTCGATCCGCCTGTTGGGGACCGTCGGCGAGTCGATCACTCCGAAGGCGTGGCACTGGTACCGCAAGCACGTCGGCGGAGGCGAGGCGCCGATCGTCGACACGTGGTGGCAGACCGAGACGGGCGCCATCTCCCTCGCGACCCTGCCGGGGATCACGCCGATGAAACCCGGCAAGGTCGGCCCGCCGCTGCCGGGGATCGACGCGCGCGTCGTCGACGAGGACGGCGATCCGGTCGAGCCCGGCGAGCCGGGGTACCTCACGATCGCCGCTCCGTGGCCCGGCATGCTCCGCGGGCTCCGCGAGGGCGACGAGCGGTACCGCCGGGAGTACTGGCTGGAGGGCGACGACGGGTGGCGGTACCGCACCGGCGACGGCGCCACCGTCGACGAGGACGGCTACGTGACGATCCTCGGCCGCGTCGACGACGTGATCAACGTCCGGACGCACCGATTCAACACCGCGGAGCTGGAGTCAGCCATCGTCGGGGCCGACGGCGTCACCGAGGCCGCGGTCGTCGGCGACGACGACGGGAAGATCGTCGCGTACGTGACGACTCGGGGCGACATCGACCCCGATGAATCCCTCCGCGAGACGATCGGCGAGCGGCTGGCGCAGGCGGTCGGCGACGTGGCGCGCCCCGACCGGATCGTGTTCACCCCTGACCTCCCGAAGACGCGGTCCGGGAAGATCATGCGCCGCCTTCTGGAGGACATCGCGCGCGGTGACGAGTTTGGCGACGTGAGCGCCCTCCGCAACCCCGAGGTCGTCGGCGAGATCGAGTCGGCGGTTCGCGAGGAGTAATCACGAGCGCCTGTGGGACCACGTCGCGTGGGGCGTTGCCGAGACGGGGTGAGCCGGCCAGCACGATAGCGGACCTGCGTTCACAAGGGGATCCGGTGATAGATTTTCGCCTTCAAATACATCCCCGAAATCGATTCGTGGGTTTCGGGGGAAAGAATGATGGAGAGACGATGGCAAAGAAACGAAATCGAACTAATTGAGTCGGTTATAGCCTTTTCGGGGGAAAGATTTATTTCGTTTTTCTAAGTGTATACGAAACGAATGGTCGAGGGACTTGACGCCGAGGAGTATGAGGCGCTCGTGACCGGGGCGGAGACGTACCGCGCCGCGCTGGTCGTCCGTCTCGGCGGCGAGGCGGGGCTCCGAACTGGCGAGATTACGTGCGTCACCCCGGGACACCTCCGTGAGACGGAAGGCGACGCGGATCTCTCCCTCCTCGCGGTTCCATCGGACGACACGGAAGGGGAAACCAAAGCGGGCGACGATCCCGAGACGGAGGGCGCACCACGGGACCACAGCGGGATCGACCGCGAAACGGCGATTCCGGCGTCACTGGCAGCCGAGCTGCGGCGGTACGCAGAGAGCGCCGACCTCCGCGAGTCGGAGCCATTCGTCGACGTGTCGCCCCGCCGCGTCCAGATGATCGTGAGCGAGACCGCAGAGCACGCGGCCGCGCGGACCGACGGCCTCGTCGACCCCGACGTGACCCCGCGAGATCTCCGACGGACCTTCGCGCGACGACTCCTCGTCGACCGCGGCGTCGACCCCCACGCGGTTCGCGAGGCCGGCGGCTGGGAGACGATGGCGACGCTCGACGGTTACCTCGGGGCGCTCGACGGGGACGCAATCGCCGAGGCGATCGCCGGCGATCGGGCCGGGTCCTCGGACGGACCGGCGGCAGAATCTGCGCCCACCACCCTTGGCGGGTTCGAGGCGCTCGCCGACGGAGACGACCGGAAGACGCCCCTCGCGACGGTTCCCGGCGGCGTAGTTGAGGCCGATCGCTGGGCCGAGGCGTGGGTCGCCCGCGGGATGGGGGACCGAGACCGCGTCGAGATCGCGGGCGCGGCCGGGGCCGACCGAGAGACCCTCGTCGATCGCGGTGCGACCGCCGACGGTCCGTGTCGTGACGCGGTCGAGGCGGGAGAGCCGGTCGCGACCGAGGGATCGCCCGCGACCGCGGGTCGACCGGCGATCGCGGTTCCCGTTCGGTACCGCGACGTGACGCACGGCGCGCTGTGCGTCGTTGCCGGCGGAGAGCCGCCAGTCTCTCCCGTCTCGCCGGCCGAGCGCCGGGAGATCGCGGCGCTCGGCCGGTGCCTCGGGTGGGCCGTGACTGCGGGGCGCTGGCGCGACCTGCTCCACTCCGACGCGGTGACCGAGGTGGAGTTCCACACCGGCGACGAGGGTGCGTTCCTCTCCCGCGCGAGCGCGGCGCTCGGCTGTCGGATCGATCTGGCCTCGACGGTGGCGGTCGACGACGACGCCTCTCGCTTCTACCTCTCCGTCGAAGGGGCGCGCCCGCAGGCGCTGGCCGACGCAGTCGCGGGTGCGTCCGGCGTCTCGGATCTCCGCGTGATCGAGACCCGAGAAGACGGTTGCGACGTGTCCGTGCGCGTGGAGGGCGGGTCGGCGGTCCGAGCGCTCACCGAGCACGGCGCGACCGTTCGCGACGCGACCGCGGAGGACGGGCGGGTCAGGGTCGTCGCAGACCTTCCGGAAGGCGCCGATGTCCGCCCCGTCGCCGACGGGTTCCGGGCTACCTTCGCCGACGCGCGACTCGCGAGCAAGGAGTCTGTCGCGCGGCCGGCCCGTAGCGAGGACTCGTTGCGAGACGGAGTCGCGGAACGGTTCACCGACCGCCAGTGGGCCGCGCTGTCGGCTGCGTACCACGGCGGATATTTCGACTGGCCGCGCGGGAGCACCGCCGAGGAGGTCGCCGACGCCATGGACGTCTCCTCGCCGACGTTTCACAATCACCTCCGGAAGGCCCAACGCAGACTGCTCGACGAGCTCTTCGAGGACGGCCGGCGGGCCCGTCGCCTCGATCAGGGGTGAATTAGCCCAGAGCGATTGGAACCCTCCAAATCGCAGGCCAAATCTATCACGATTTTTCGTATTTAGCGCCAGCGTTTATATGGTGAGATCGGTTGGGTATGCCCGTACCATGACAGAGGGAGACGGTCAACTTGAAGCGAGATTAGCAGAGCAGGAGGTGTTCGAGCCGCCGGAGTCCTTCGTTGAGCAGGCGAACGTCTCGGATTCCGGCGTCTACGACGAGTTCGAGGAGAACTGGCCAGAGTGCTGGGAGGGGGCGGCTGACCTGCTCGACTGGGAATCCGACTACGACCAGGTGCTCGACGACAGCAACCCTCCCTTCTACGAGTGGTTCACGGGCGGCGAGCTGAACGCGTCGGCCAACTGCCTCGACCGACACCTCGACGACCGCGGCGACGAGGTCGCCATCGAGTGGATCGGTGAGCCCGTCGACGAGGACGACCGGTCGTACACCTACGCGGAGCTGCACCGCGAGGTAAACGAGTTCGCGGCCGCGCTCCGCGATCAGGGCGTCGAGGAGGACGACGTGGTGACGATGTACATGCCGATGATTCCGGAGCTGCCGATCGCGATGCTGGCGTGCGCCCGAATCGGCGCGCCCCACAGCGTCGTGTTCGCCGGATTCTCGGCGGACGCGCTCGCGACGCGGATGAACTCCGCGGAGTCGGAGTACCTCGTCACCTGCGACGGCTACTACCGCCGCGGCGATCCCCTCGACCACCTCGACAAGGCGAACCAAGGGCTCGCGGGCGTCGAGCACGACACGACCACGGTCGTCGTCGACCGGCTCGGCCCGAACGGCGACGACTTCGGCCACGACCTAGGCGACGATCAGATCGACTACGGCGACCTCGTCGCGGACCACGAGGGCGCCGAGGTCGACCCGGTCACGCGCGACGCCGAGGACATGCTGTTCCTGATGTACACCTCGGGAACGACCGGGAAGCCGAAGGGCGTGAAACACACGACCGGGGGCTATCTCTCGTGGGTATCGTGGACCTCGCAGTCGGTCCTCGATATCAAGCCGGATGACACGTACTTCTGTTCGGCCGACATCGGCTGGATCACGGGTCACTCGTACATCGTCTACGGGCCGCTCTCGCTCGGGACGACGACGATGATGTACGAGGGGACGCCCGATCACCCGGAGCGCGATCGCCTCTGGGAGATCGTCGACGAGTACGACGCGACCCAACTGTACACCGCACCCACCGCGATCCGCGCGTTCATGAAGTGGGGCGCGAAGTACCCCGACGCCCACGACCTCTCCTCGCTGCGGCTGCTCGGCACGGTCGGCGAGCCGATCAATCCGCGCGCGTGGAAGTGGTACTACAAGCACATCGGCGACGAGGAGTGCCCGATCGTCGACACGTGGTGGCAGACCGAGACCGGCGGGATGATGATCACGACGCTGCCCGGGATCAAGGATATGAAACCGGGCGCCGCGGGGCCGCCGCTCCCGGGCCTCGACGTACAGATCCTCGACACGCTCGGCGACGAGGTCGAGCCGGGGAAGGCCGGCTACCTCACGGTACAGAAACCGTGGCCCGGCATGCTCCGGACGCTGTACAACAACGACGAGCGCTACATCGACGAGTACTGGGCGGAGTACTCCGACACCGACAGCGACGATCCCGACGACTGGGTGTACTTCCCGGAGGACGGCGCCAAGATCGACGAGGACGGGTACATCACCGTTCTCGGCCGCGTCGACGACGTGCTCAACGTCTCGGGCCACCGGCTGGGGACGATGGAGATCGAGTCCGCCATCGTCGGCGTCGAGGGCGTCGCCGAGGCGGCCGTCGTCGGCGGCAACCACGACATCAAAGGTGAGGCCGTCTACGCGTACGTGACCACCGAGGACGGGTACGAGGGCAACGACGAGCTCCGCGACGCGATCATCACGGGCGTCGAAGACGCCATCGGCCCGATCGCCCGGCCGGAGCAGGTCGTGTTCACGCCCGACCTGCCGAAGACCCGATCCGGAAAGATCATGCGCCGCCTGCTTGAGAACATCGCCGACGGGGAAGAGCTGGGTAATACCAGCACGCTCCGGAACCCGGAGATCGTCGAAGAGATCCAGCAGAAGGCCAAGGGCGAGTAGCCGAACGGCGGCTCCGTTTTCGAGGTGCCAGACGAGAGACGAAGCGCGCGGCACCACGAATAAATATCACGATAAAATCGTACAAATATACCACGATAATACACACCACAACACATGACAGATAATAACTCACGAAATTCGGACGACGCGGTCACCGATGGGGGCGTCGCCTCGGGCGCGGCACAGAAGCACCGACAGACCGACTACCTCGGAGCGGAAGTGAACATCCTGAATCCGAGCACGCCGTACATGCGTGATCACCTCCGAATCGTCTGGACGGGATTCGCCATCTGGGTCCTCGCGGTATGGGGCCCGGTGACCCTGACGCGGCTCGCACCCGATGTGATGACGACCCAGATGCCGATCCTTGCGTTCCCGCTCCACTACTTCCTCGTCGCGTTCGGAGCGCCGACCAGCGCGCTGATCCTCGCGTTCTGGTACTCGCGCAAGCGGGACGCGCTTGACGAAAAGTACGGTATCGATCACGCCACTGTCACGGAGACAGAGAGCGGTGCTGAGGTCGCAGCGGCCGACGGAGGGGTAGACGAATGACGGGGAGTTCGGCCCTCCTGCAGAGCGAGCTCCTTCCGGAGGCGCTCGACATCTCGTTCAAGCTGGTGCCGTCGATCCTCGTGATCGGGATGTTGGGGCTGTTCCTCACGATCGGCTACGTCTTCCGCGTGGCCGACACCGATAACATGTGGGTCGCGGGCCGGTCCATCGGGAACGTCGAGAACGGGATGGCGATCGGCGCCAACTGGATGTCGGCGGCGTCCTATCTCGGGATGGCCGCGTCCATCGCGCTGGCCGGCTTCTACGGACTGGTGTTCGTTGTCGGCTGGACGACCGGATACTTCATCCTGCTCATCTTCCTCGCCGCGCAGCTGCGCCGGTTCGGGAAGTACACGGCGCCGGACTTCGTCGGCGATCGATTCAACTCCGACACCGCGCGCGCCATTGCGGCGGTGACGACGTTCCTCATCGGCTTCGTCTACGCCATCGGGCAGGCGAAGGGGATGGCGCTCGTCGGCCTGTACATCTTCGGCAATTACGGGGCGTACGTCCCCGGCTTAGACGGGTACCAGGTGATGGTCGTCGCCATGATGGTTGTCACCGTCGGCTACCTGACGCTGTCCGGCATGCTGGGCGCCACGAAGAACCAGACCGTCCAGTACACCATCCTCATCTTCGCGTTCGTCCTCGGGCTGTTCGCCGTCGGCTACACCAACGGCTACTCCACGGTGTTGCCGCAGCTCGAGTACGGTGCGCTGATCAGTCAGCTCGGCAGCGAGTTTTCCGAGCCGTTCGCGTCCTCGAGCTACTACCTGTGGGTCGCCACGACGTTCTCGCTGATCGTCGGCACCTGCGGGCTGCCGCACGTGCTCGTGCGATTCTACACGGTTGAAAGCGAACGGACGGCCCGCTGGTCGACGGTCTGGGGGCTGTTCTTCATCTGTATCCTGTACTGGAGCGCCCCGGCGTTCGCGGCGTTCGGTACCGACCTCTACTCGCAGAACGTCAACCCGACCTACGGCGATCCCGGGATGACGGGCGCGGCCAGTGAGGTTATCGTCGTGCTGGCGGCGCAGCTATCGAACCTCCCCGAGTGGTTCGTCGGCTTCGTCGCGGCGGGCGGTATCGCCGCCGCGATCGCGACTGTCGCCGGGCTGTTCATCGCCGGCTCGTCGGCCATCAGCCACGACATCTACACGAACATCATCAACGAGGATGCGACACAGCGCCAGCAGATCTTCGTCGGCCGCCTCTCGATCGTCGCGCTGGGCGCGCTGACTACGTTGGCCGCACTCAATCCCGCATCCTCGATCGCCGCGCTCGTGGGATACGCGTTCTCGCTCGCCGGCTCCGTTCTGTTCCCGATGTTCTTCCTGGGTATGTGGTGGGAGAACGCCAACCGACAGGGGGCACTCGCCGGCATGACGACCGGACTGACCCTCTGGTCCATCCCGATGATCAACCAGATCGTTCCGACGTACATCGGCTCGCTTGAGGCGCCGCTGTCGGCGGGGCTGGCCCAGTGGATGCCCGCCATCGGCTCGGCGCTCATCACGCTCCCGATCGTGTTCATCGTCACCATTGCCGTTTCGATGGCGACCGACGAACCGTCGCTCGAAACGAAGCGGATCGTCCGGCAGTGTCACAGCCCCGAGCCGATGGGGCAACAGGAGACTGCCGAGGATGTCGTCGCCGACGGCGGCGAGGAGGTGGCGACTGATGGTGGCCGCGCAGCGGACGACGCGGGCGCCGATGGTGGCCGCGCAGCGGACGACGACGCGGCCACGGAGGAGTAATCCATGTACGAACACATCCTTGTTCCCACAGACGGAAGCGATGTCGCAGAGGCCGCCGTCGACCACGCGCTCGACCTCGCGGAGAAGTACGATGCCGAGGTCCACGCGCTGTACGTGGTCGACATCGACTCCGTAAACTACAGTCTCGGAACCGAACAGGTCGACCGGCTCAAACAGGGCCGGTTTGACGAGATGGGGGAACTGAAAGAACAGGCGGACGAGGCGACCGGCGTGGTCGCCGAGCGCGGAGCCGAACGCGGCGTTGCTATCGTCGAGCACGTCTCGGGCGGTCGGCCGCACAAAGTGATCGGCGACTACGCCGAGAATCACGACATCGACCTCATCGTAATGGGGAGCCACGGGCGCGCCGGCGTCCGGCGAGCGCTGCTCGGGAGCGTCACCGAACGGACGCTACGTTCGACACACGTTCCAGTTCTCGTCGTCGACTACCTCGACGAAGACTGAATCGCCGCCGAACGCGCACCCCACCCGGGCCCGTTCGAGAGCTGAACCGTTCCGGAACACCGACGTATTTCGACGCTGACGTTCATCCATGACCGACGCCAATCAGATCGACGAGCCCGATGCG encodes:
- a CDS encoding DUF4212 domain-containing protein; this translates as MTDNNSRNSDDAVTDGGVASGAAQKHRQTDYLGAEVNILNPSTPYMRDHLRIVWTGFAIWVLAVWGPVTLTRLAPDVMTTQMPILAFPLHYFLVAFGAPTSALILAFWYSRKRDALDEKYGIDHATVTETESGAEVAAADGGVDE
- a CDS encoding VC_2705 family sodium/solute symporter; translated protein: MTGSSALLQSELLPEALDISFKLVPSILVIGMLGLFLTIGYVFRVADTDNMWVAGRSIGNVENGMAIGANWMSAASYLGMAASIALAGFYGLVFVVGWTTGYFILLIFLAAQLRRFGKYTAPDFVGDRFNSDTARAIAAVTTFLIGFVYAIGQAKGMALVGLYIFGNYGAYVPGLDGYQVMVVAMMVVTVGYLTLSGMLGATKNQTVQYTILIFAFVLGLFAVGYTNGYSTVLPQLEYGALISQLGSEFSEPFASSSYYLWVATTFSLIVGTCGLPHVLVRFYTVESERTARWSTVWGLFFICILYWSAPAFAAFGTDLYSQNVNPTYGDPGMTGAASEVIVVLAAQLSNLPEWFVGFVAAGGIAAAIATVAGLFIAGSSAISHDIYTNIINEDATQRQQIFVGRLSIVALGALTTLAALNPASSIAALVGYAFSLAGSVLFPMFFLGMWWENANRQGALAGMTTGLTLWSIPMINQIVPTYIGSLEAPLSAGLAQWMPAIGSALITLPIVFIVTIAVSMATDEPSLETKRIVRQCHSPEPMGQQETAEDVVADGGEEVATDGGRAADDAGADGGRAADDDAATEE
- a CDS encoding universal stress protein, which gives rise to MYEHILVPTDGSDVAEAAVDHALDLAEKYDAEVHALYVVDIDSVNYSLGTEQVDRLKQGRFDEMGELKEQADEATGVVAERGAERGVAIVEHVSGGRPHKVIGDYAENHDIDLIVMGSHGRAGVRRALLGSVTERTLRSTHVPVLVVDYLDED